A stretch of the Mycolicibacterium celeriflavum genome encodes the following:
- a CDS encoding Bug family tripartite tricarboxylate transporter substrate binding protein, translating to MRIPTAVRWVLGLVCVGALVVAAGVNANRTGSGAEARAKLTLVAPAAAGGGWDLVARESQQALRSNRIANNVQVVNVPGAAGAIGLSQLSRLGGDPTTMMVTGTVMLGGVERNDSPVALSDMTPIARLAEDFEVIVVPADSPYQTLGELIEAWRADPAAMPIGGGSAGGIDHMVAAQLAREAGIDPEQIRYAAYAGGGELTINLLSTAPGTPDVGISGYNDFRDMLVEGRLRTLMVVAPERLEGLDAPTAAEAGYPAVDLVNWRGYVAPEGLTDAEQQELIEIVGEMVKTEHWQSVVARNRWKETFLTGDDFGRFIRSEEKRVKTILDDLGLA from the coding sequence ATGCGGATTCCGACAGCTGTCCGGTGGGTCCTAGGGCTTGTCTGCGTCGGCGCTTTGGTAGTGGCGGCGGGTGTCAACGCGAACCGAACCGGCTCCGGAGCCGAAGCCCGCGCCAAGCTCACGTTGGTCGCGCCCGCGGCTGCCGGTGGCGGTTGGGATCTTGTCGCACGCGAGTCTCAGCAGGCGTTGCGGTCGAATCGCATCGCCAACAACGTTCAGGTGGTCAACGTTCCCGGTGCCGCCGGAGCGATCGGGCTCAGTCAGCTCTCTCGGCTCGGCGGCGACCCCACGACCATGATGGTGACCGGCACGGTGATGCTCGGCGGGGTCGAGCGCAACGACTCACCTGTCGCACTGTCCGATATGACACCCATCGCCCGGCTCGCCGAGGACTTCGAAGTCATTGTGGTACCGGCTGACTCGCCATACCAGACGCTCGGCGAGCTGATCGAAGCGTGGCGAGCCGACCCCGCGGCCATGCCTATCGGTGGCGGCTCGGCCGGCGGGATTGACCATATGGTCGCCGCCCAACTCGCGCGCGAAGCCGGAATCGACCCTGAGCAGATCCGATACGCCGCCTACGCCGGCGGCGGCGAACTGACCATCAACCTGCTGTCCACGGCGCCCGGCACACCCGACGTCGGGATCAGCGGATACAACGATTTCCGGGACATGCTTGTCGAGGGACGACTGCGGACGCTGATGGTCGTTGCGCCGGAACGGCTGGAGGGCCTCGACGCCCCGACCGCCGCAGAGGCCGGCTATCCGGCCGTCGACCTGGTGAATTGGCGCGGGTACGTCGCACCGGAGGGGCTGACCGACGCTGAGCAGCAGGAACTCATCGAAATTGTCGGCGAGATGGTCAAGACCGAGCACTGGCAGAGCGTCGTCGCGCGGAACCGCTGGAAGGAGACCTTCCTGACCGGGGACGACTTCGGTCGGTTCATCCGCTCGGAGGAGAAGCGGGTGAAGACCATTCTGGACGATCTGGGGCTGGCATGA
- a CDS encoding tripartite tricarboxylate transporter TctB family protein: MTISDHDTAASENPAPTHKFWAGKSALIMPALMVGLGLVLVYGIFDMEIADDSELFGPKAFPWITAGFCFLIAALLTLVILRNPEVSEPVLDDQGRPVASLFSNWRSTGITIGSFVAFTVLLLPAGWIVAGAIVFWGVTVGLGSTRYVVNLLIGLAISSIMQLIFAGMLGLSLPPGVMGMF; the protein is encoded by the coding sequence ATGACGATTAGCGACCACGACACCGCCGCGTCGGAAAATCCCGCACCGACGCACAAGTTCTGGGCTGGCAAGAGCGCACTGATCATGCCCGCGCTGATGGTGGGGCTTGGGCTGGTGCTGGTGTACGGCATCTTCGACATGGAGATCGCCGACGACTCGGAACTCTTCGGGCCCAAGGCATTCCCCTGGATCACCGCAGGGTTCTGTTTCCTCATCGCGGCGTTGCTCACCCTGGTCATCCTGCGCAATCCCGAAGTGTCCGAGCCTGTGTTGGACGACCAGGGGCGGCCCGTCGCCAGTCTGTTCAGCAACTGGCGATCCACCGGAATCACGATCGGGTCGTTCGTGGCCTTCACAGTGCTGCTCCTGCCCGCCGGCTGGATCGTCGCCGGAGCCATCGTCTTCTGGGGAGTGACGGTCGGGCTGGGCAGCACCAGGTATGTCGTGAATCTGCTGATCGGCCTGGCGATTTCGTCGATCATGCAATTGATATTCGCCGGCATGCTCGGTTTGAGCCTGCCCCCCGGCGTGATGGGGATGTTCTGA